Proteins encoded within one genomic window of Legionella sp. PC997:
- a CDS encoding aminodeoxychorismate/anthranilate synthase component II: protein MLLIIDNYDSFTYNLVQYFQCLNQEVLIYTHDQINISQIKRLAPQYLVISPGPKTPNEAGISMEAIRTFYRTIPILGICLGHQSIAQVFGGRIITAPQIMHGRTSTIEHNQQRIFKNIPNPFQATRYHSLAVEKQSLPDCFSIDAWTNDTIMAISHRQYPVFGLQFHPEAILSQHGLQLLENFLKYETQSSI, encoded by the coding sequence ATGCTGCTCATTATCGATAATTATGATTCATTTACCTACAATCTTGTACAATATTTCCAATGCCTCAACCAAGAAGTATTAATTTATACCCATGATCAAATTAATATAAGTCAAATAAAAAGGCTTGCTCCTCAATACTTGGTAATCTCACCAGGGCCGAAAACGCCCAATGAGGCAGGCATTTCCATGGAAGCAATACGCACTTTTTATCGTACTATTCCTATTTTAGGTATTTGCCTTGGTCACCAAAGTATTGCTCAAGTTTTTGGTGGTCGAATAATAACCGCTCCACAAATAATGCATGGAAGAACGTCAACTATAGAACATAATCAACAAAGAATTTTTAAAAACATTCCGAACCCCTTCCAAGCAACACGTTATCATTCTTTGGCAGTTGAGAAACAAAGTCTTCCTGATTGTTTCTCTATTGACGCATGGACAAATGATACAATAATGGCAATTTCACATCGTCAATATCCTGTTTTTGGTCTACAATTCCATCCAGAAGCAATATTAAGCCAACATGGACTGCAATTATTAGAGAATTTCTTAAAATATGAAACCCAATCTTCTATTTGA
- the trpD gene encoding anthranilate phosphoribosyltransferase, with translation MKPNLLFEHLIAKKNLNPEQMQSVIHACMSGRYNEVQIATFLALMRMKGETTEELIAAAEVMQQLAHPIDLGTNLIDIVGTGGDGKNTFNVSTACSFVVAAAGFPVAKHGNRSVSSRSGSADLLEQAGFILSLSDQHIQTCIEQCSLAFLFAPHYHPAMQHARVARQQLGIRTLFNLLGPLINPARVKRQVVGVFSKDWQKPLASVLAHMGSERALVVNSQDGLDEISIAASTDVLEYREGSFHHWIINPEDYGIKHHSLDEVIVDSPLQSLELIQGVFSGKQGAARDMVLLNSAAAIYCAQEHISFIQALEHAKVVIDSGKASQCFTQLSQLTQTLNKESHHE, from the coding sequence ATGAAACCCAATCTTCTATTTGAGCACTTAATCGCGAAAAAAAATTTGAATCCGGAACAAATGCAATCAGTGATTCATGCATGTATGTCCGGTCGATATAATGAGGTACAGATCGCAACATTTTTAGCACTCATGCGCATGAAAGGTGAAACGACTGAAGAATTAATAGCTGCGGCTGAAGTCATGCAGCAATTAGCCCACCCCATCGACTTAGGGACCAACTTAATTGACATCGTTGGAACTGGTGGAGATGGGAAAAATACATTTAACGTCTCTACGGCCTGCAGCTTTGTAGTAGCCGCAGCAGGATTTCCAGTTGCGAAACACGGCAACCGCTCAGTTTCCAGCCGTAGTGGTAGTGCTGATTTATTAGAACAAGCCGGTTTTATATTAAGTCTTTCTGATCAACACATCCAAACGTGTATTGAACAATGTTCTTTGGCATTCTTATTTGCGCCTCACTATCATCCCGCCATGCAACATGCACGTGTTGCACGTCAACAACTGGGGATTAGAACGTTGTTCAACTTACTTGGACCATTAATCAATCCTGCGCGAGTAAAAAGACAAGTAGTAGGTGTATTTTCAAAAGATTGGCAAAAACCTTTAGCTTCGGTACTGGCTCATATGGGAAGTGAGCGAGCTTTAGTTGTAAACTCTCAAGATGGATTAGATGAAATCAGTATTGCAGCCTCTACAGATGTACTTGAGTATCGAGAAGGTTCCTTTCATCACTGGATTATTAACCCAGAAGACTATGGAATCAAACATCACTCATTAGATGAAGTGATCGTTGATTCCCCCCTGCAAAGTTTAGAATTGATTCAAGGGGTGTTTTCCGGAAAACAAGGAGCCGCTCGCGACATGGTTTTATTAAATTCTGCCGCAGCAATTTACTGCGCTCAGGAACATATTTCTTTCATTCAGGCATTGGAACATGCCAAAGTCGTGATAGACAGCGGTAAAGCCAGCCAATGTTTCACTCAACTCAGCCAACTAACTCAAACTTTAAATAAAGAATCGCATCATGAATAG
- the trpC gene encoding indole-3-glycerol phosphate synthase TrpC gives MNSVLERIAQRKQEEVALAKKNKPLSLLAEQPSMERRDFIAALKDKNDPAIIAEIKRASPSKGLIREDFNVEEIATIYARHGARCLSVLTDIDFFQGHPDYLAVAKNQCKLPILRKDFILDSYQIYESLALGADCILLIVALLDDIQLMDFCQLAHELGLSVLVESHNKEELERALRLPTPLIGINNRSLHTFKTDIQLSIQLKQYIPQDKITITESGINSPVDIHLMQAHGINTFLIGESLMRAKDIGKALDQLIKGD, from the coding sequence ATGAATAGTGTGTTAGAACGTATTGCCCAACGTAAACAAGAAGAAGTAGCTCTTGCTAAAAAAAATAAGCCCTTAAGTTTATTAGCAGAACAACCCTCTATGGAGCGCCGTGATTTCATCGCGGCTCTGAAAGATAAGAATGATCCAGCAATTATTGCAGAAATTAAACGCGCATCTCCAAGCAAAGGGTTGATCAGAGAAGATTTTAATGTAGAAGAGATTGCAACAATCTATGCACGACATGGTGCTCGGTGCCTTTCTGTGCTTACGGATATCGATTTTTTCCAGGGACATCCTGATTATTTAGCTGTAGCAAAAAACCAGTGCAAACTACCTATTCTGCGAAAGGACTTTATTCTTGATTCGTATCAAATTTATGAAAGTCTGGCCTTAGGCGCAGATTGTATCTTACTCATAGTTGCTTTACTTGATGATATTCAGTTAATGGATTTTTGCCAGCTAGCACATGAGTTGGGGCTTTCCGTACTTGTAGAAAGTCATAACAAAGAAGAGCTGGAGCGCGCTTTACGTTTACCTACTCCACTAATAGGTATTAATAATCGCAGTCTTCATACTTTTAAGACAGACATCCAACTCAGTATTCAATTAAAACAATATATCCCTCAAGATAAAATAACCATTACGGAAAGCGGCATTAACTCACCTGTAGACATACATTTAATGCAAGCTCATGGAATTAATACCTTTCTCATTGGGGAAAGCTTAATGAGGGCCAAGGATATAGGCAAAGCGTTGGATCAACTGATAAAAGGGGATTAA
- a CDS encoding SDR family oxidoreductase, with product MKVAVITGAANGIGLALSQVHLQQGNTVVMVDKDSIKLKQEAERLLSLFPEQILSISCDVTQANEVAQLAKQVEAKLRRIDWLYNNAGIIGPLEPIWDLHPEQIQRVMDVNLHGMIHMIQAFIPFLFEQPFHSHIINIASLYALCTGSQTACYSMSKHAVLALSESLYFDLIRMEKPVDVSIVFPSFTDTSLLSHTTNANSSLHEALKSLLSHSRPAIDIAEHIVQEVDDKKFYIFPDKEVKGYCEDRTKAMILQNKPHVTNIEKLMTALIKRQESRN from the coding sequence ATGAAAGTAGCTGTAATCACCGGTGCTGCGAATGGAATTGGCTTAGCGTTAAGCCAAGTCCATCTACAACAAGGTAATACTGTAGTAATGGTAGATAAAGATAGCATAAAACTCAAACAAGAAGCCGAACGACTATTATCTCTCTTCCCGGAACAAATTTTGTCAATATCTTGTGATGTAACCCAAGCTAATGAAGTAGCACAATTGGCCAAACAAGTTGAGGCGAAATTAAGACGTATCGATTGGCTCTACAATAATGCAGGAATTATAGGCCCATTAGAGCCTATTTGGGATTTGCATCCAGAACAAATCCAGCGGGTGATGGACGTGAACTTACATGGAATGATTCATATGATTCAGGCTTTTATTCCTTTCTTGTTTGAGCAACCCTTCCATTCACATATTATCAATATAGCGAGCTTATATGCATTATGTACCGGTTCACAAACAGCGTGTTACTCCATGTCAAAACATGCGGTACTTGCTTTATCTGAATCATTATATTTTGATCTGATACGTATGGAAAAGCCAGTGGATGTTTCTATCGTTTTTCCTTCATTTACAGATACTTCCCTTTTATCCCATACAACAAATGCAAACTCCTCTTTACATGAAGCATTGAAATCTCTTTTGTCACATTCACGCCCTGCTATTGATATTGCAGAACATATCGTACAGGAGGTAGATGATAAGAAATTTTATATATTCCCCGATAAAGAAGTAAAAGGATATTGTGAAGATCGAACTAAGGCTATGATTCTTCAAAATAAACCACATGTAACTAATATTGAAAAGTTAATGACTGCGCTAATTAAACGGCAGGAATCCAGGAATTAA
- a CDS encoding NAD(P)/FAD-dependent oxidoreductase gives MQIKKKGKENCSRVCIIGAGPSGLAAIKNLQEEGVTDITVFEKNNQIGGNWVYDERNDHSSVYETTHIISSKRWSEFEDFPMPAHYPDYPSHTLVLDYFKSYADHFDLTKYIRFNTNVLKVEHTSQRQWKVVFENEQGTHEEFFDYLLVANGHHWDPFMPEYPGEFSGQLLHSHQYKKASAFKDQRVLVVGGGNSACDIAVEVARVSSQMCISMRRGYHIFPKFVFGKPTDAAVAKIRWMPSWLRQKFLSFCARILQGRYAKYKLMTPDCGPLEIHPTINSELLYFIRHGEVFPRPGITHFEGSRVHFTNGESEEFDTVIFATGYKISFPFLDKGIADFSNSTKIPLYRKMMHPDYDNLYFIGLCQPQGCIWPLADYQSKIAARIIMGTLKRPDKLHEKTLQEMNKPHYRFKSHIRHAVEVDYHKFRRELLDMLEA, from the coding sequence ATGCAAATCAAGAAAAAGGGTAAAGAAAATTGTTCTCGTGTATGCATAATTGGAGCCGGTCCAAGCGGTCTTGCTGCGATTAAAAATTTGCAAGAAGAGGGTGTAACCGATATCACGGTATTTGAAAAGAACAATCAAATTGGTGGTAACTGGGTATATGATGAACGAAACGATCATTCCAGTGTATATGAAACGACTCATATTATTAGTTCAAAGCGTTGGTCAGAATTCGAAGATTTTCCTATGCCAGCGCATTATCCTGATTATCCATCGCATACCTTGGTTTTAGATTATTTTAAAAGCTATGCGGATCATTTTGATTTAACTAAATATATTCGTTTTAACACGAATGTTTTGAAAGTAGAACATACTAGTCAGCGTCAATGGAAAGTAGTATTTGAAAATGAACAGGGAACTCATGAAGAATTTTTTGATTATTTATTAGTTGCTAATGGCCATCATTGGGATCCGTTTATGCCAGAATATCCAGGGGAATTCTCGGGCCAACTGCTGCATTCACATCAATATAAGAAAGCCTCTGCGTTTAAAGATCAACGCGTTTTGGTTGTTGGCGGCGGCAATTCTGCGTGTGATATTGCAGTAGAGGTGGCACGCGTCTCTTCGCAAATGTGTATTAGTATGCGCAGAGGCTATCATATTTTTCCTAAATTTGTATTTGGCAAACCCACTGATGCAGCGGTAGCCAAAATTAGATGGATGCCTTCCTGGTTAAGACAGAAGTTTTTGAGTTTTTGTGCTCGTATTTTGCAAGGGCGATATGCCAAATATAAATTAATGACTCCTGACTGCGGGCCTTTAGAAATCCATCCTACTATTAATTCAGAGTTACTTTATTTTATTCGCCATGGAGAAGTGTTCCCTCGTCCAGGAATTACTCATTTCGAGGGGAGTCGAGTTCATTTTACAAATGGTGAATCTGAAGAATTTGATACGGTGATTTTTGCCACAGGCTATAAAATAAGTTTTCCTTTCCTCGATAAGGGTATTGCTGACTTTAGTAATTCTACCAAAATCCCACTTTATAGGAAAATGATGCATCCAGACTATGATAATCTCTATTTTATCGGTTTGTGCCAGCCTCAAGGATGTATTTGGCCGCTAGCTGATTATCAGTCAAAAATCGCGGCACGCATTATTATGGGCACTTTAAAACGACCTGATAAATTGCATGAAAAGACACTTCAAGAAATGAATAAACCTCATTATCGGTTTAAATCTCATATACGACATGCTGTAGAAGTGGATTATCATAAGTTTCGTCGTGAACTATTGGATATGTTAGAAGCTTAA
- a CDS encoding thioesterase domain-containing protein: MNSFQNRKLGVFSSFLFLLITISMSGCVDLSGGRASEKRPIPKIAQSVFHKSETQNNGKTTSKTVKVSKSQPYHGEVHTMLGGLGLFSTGMRTLSDTVIEECNIPAPSDMWYNAGNVTRSIATYYQKHQQHRPIVLVGHSLGANEQIKVARNLDKMGIPVDLLVTVDAVSQTIVPPNVKHAMNFYKPGYVPMFSGLKLRAVNPEQTRIDNINVTTLKGIEVNHFTIDKDPVVQAMIMEEVKKVLSNANQEKG; this comes from the coding sequence ATGAACTCATTCCAAAATAGAAAATTAGGTGTTTTCAGCTCATTTTTGTTTTTACTTATAACTATAAGTATGTCGGGCTGTGTCGACTTATCAGGAGGTAGAGCTTCTGAAAAAAGACCAATACCAAAGATCGCTCAATCTGTGTTTCATAAATCCGAAACTCAAAATAATGGGAAAACCACATCAAAAACCGTGAAAGTGAGTAAGTCGCAACCTTATCATGGTGAAGTACACACTATGTTAGGTGGACTTGGGCTTTTTAGTACTGGAATGAGAACACTGAGCGATACTGTTATTGAAGAATGCAACATACCTGCACCTAGTGATATGTGGTACAACGCTGGTAATGTAACACGTTCTATAGCTACCTATTACCAAAAGCATCAACAGCACAGGCCTATTGTTCTGGTGGGACATTCTTTAGGTGCTAATGAGCAGATTAAAGTTGCTCGCAATCTGGACAAAATGGGTATTCCTGTGGATTTATTGGTCACTGTGGATGCAGTATCTCAAACCATTGTTCCACCCAATGTGAAGCATGCAATGAATTTTTATAAGCCTGGATATGTACCCATGTTTAGTGGTTTAAAACTTAGAGCAGTAAATCCAGAGCAAACACGTATTGACAACATTAACGTGACTACGTTAAAAGGCATCGAAGTGAATCATTTCACTATTGATAAAGATCCCGTTGTGCAAGCAATGATAATGGAAGAAGTAAAAAAGGTGTTGAGTAATGCAAATCAAGAAAAAGGGTAA
- the xseA gene encoding exodeoxyribonuclease VII large subunit, whose protein sequence is MEKRNSILTVSQLNRQVKCYLENELGVVHVEGEISNLSKPGSGHFYFTLKDHQAQIRAVFFKSRQTNGLANKLCDGQHIVASGRLSLYEARGDYQLIVELITEAGLGALYQRFEELKNKLATEGLFDSVKKKLIPAMPRAIGIITSTSGAAIRDILSTLARRFPLAEVFIYPSEVQGAGAAQQLINALKRANIEKRCDVLLLARGGGSIEDLWAFNEERLARTIANSTIPIVSGIGHETDFTIADFVADYRAETPTAAAAAVTPDCIELFKLLNHSISRLSAAMHRFLQKYQVRLHHLIDKISSPQKAISSYWQTTDYLERQLIACMRSYIKQKTHQLHMCINHLHVQNPKNQINQTKMVLQKILAQLIQHMQNKISQLQYQFRTQLSTLHAVSPLATLDRGYAIATKENKVLFSHQQVHLGDTIDIRLAQGSLTCDITQIHE, encoded by the coding sequence GTGGAAAAAAGAAATTCAATTCTTACTGTCAGCCAACTTAATCGACAGGTTAAATGCTATCTTGAAAATGAACTGGGTGTTGTTCATGTTGAAGGGGAAATCTCTAATTTAAGTAAGCCCGGATCGGGACATTTTTATTTTACCCTGAAGGATCATCAGGCGCAAATTCGTGCTGTTTTCTTTAAAAGTCGTCAAACCAATGGACTTGCAAACAAATTATGCGACGGCCAACATATAGTTGCCAGTGGACGATTAAGCCTGTATGAAGCACGCGGTGATTATCAATTAATTGTAGAGCTAATTACTGAAGCGGGGTTGGGAGCACTCTACCAACGTTTTGAAGAATTGAAAAACAAACTTGCCACTGAAGGTTTGTTTGATTCAGTAAAGAAAAAACTCATTCCGGCCATGCCTCGCGCCATTGGGATTATCACGTCAACGTCGGGAGCTGCGATTCGGGATATATTATCTACTCTAGCGCGACGTTTCCCATTAGCCGAAGTCTTTATCTATCCAAGCGAAGTTCAGGGTGCCGGCGCAGCACAACAACTGATTAACGCATTAAAACGTGCCAATATAGAAAAACGATGCGATGTGCTTTTGCTTGCGCGAGGAGGCGGAAGTATTGAAGACTTGTGGGCATTTAATGAGGAGAGACTGGCACGAACTATTGCAAACAGCACAATTCCTATTGTATCTGGGATTGGCCATGAAACAGATTTTACCATTGCCGATTTTGTAGCTGATTATAGAGCAGAAACCCCTACTGCAGCCGCTGCAGCAGTGACACCCGACTGTATTGAGTTGTTTAAATTATTAAACCATTCCATCTCTCGTTTATCTGCGGCAATGCACCGTTTTTTACAAAAATACCAAGTTAGATTGCATCACTTAATCGATAAAATATCCTCACCACAAAAAGCAATTTCCAGTTATTGGCAAACTACTGATTACTTGGAACGGCAATTGATTGCCTGCATGCGCTCATACATCAAACAGAAAACACATCAACTCCACATGTGCATCAATCATTTGCACGTCCAAAATCCCAAAAACCAAATTAATCAAACAAAGATGGTTTTACAAAAAATCTTAGCTCAATTAATTCAGCACATGCAAAATAAGATCAGCCAACTTCAATATCAATTTAGAACTCAATTATCTACCTTGCATGCAGTTAGCCCCTTGGCTACACTGGATAGAGGTTATGCTATTGCTACCAAAGAAAATAAAGTATTGTTTTCGCACCAACAAGTACATCTTGGCGATACAATCGATATACGCTTGGCACAAGGGAGTTTGACTTGTGATATTACCCAAATACATGAGTAA
- a CDS encoding rhomboid family intramembrane serine protease, translating into MLEELNNSLYLIITQTKNNIPILEIILVIPWLFFFVSKIYRNILLLGIIPRHLRGLPGIIFAPLLHSNFNHIFFNSIPLVVLSNFILINGLNYFLVVTVMITVLSGIAIWCFAKPGLHIGASGLITGYWGFLVSNIYQTATLTTIILGIISLYYFAGIFFGIFPRDKGVSWEAHLFGLLAGLATSYLIVLYPNVLHTIQVPTNSF; encoded by the coding sequence ATGCTTGAAGAATTAAACAATAGCCTTTACTTAATTATTACCCAAACTAAAAATAACATTCCCATCCTAGAAATTATTTTGGTGATTCCATGGCTTTTTTTCTTTGTGAGTAAGATCTATAGAAACATCTTATTGCTGGGCATTATTCCAAGACATCTCCGTGGCTTGCCTGGTATTATATTTGCCCCTCTTCTGCACTCAAATTTCAATCATATATTTTTTAACTCGATTCCCTTGGTCGTTTTAAGTAATTTCATTTTAATAAATGGGCTTAACTACTTTCTTGTCGTTACCGTAATGATAACTGTTTTAAGTGGAATTGCCATATGGTGTTTCGCTAAACCTGGTTTACATATAGGTGCTAGTGGACTAATCACTGGATATTGGGGTTTTTTAGTTAGTAATATCTATCAGACCGCTACATTAACAACCATAATCCTGGGCATAATTAGTCTCTATTATTTTGCAGGTATATTCTTTGGTATTTTTCCTAGAGATAAAGGCGTATCCTGGGAAGCACATTTATTTGGTCTATTAGCAGGTTTAGCTACTAGTTATTTAATTGTACTTTATCCTAATGTTCTACATACAATTCAAGTTCCGACTAATAGTTTTTAG
- a CDS encoding neurogenic locus notch, translating to MQSLKSLFCIGILSFLISPAYAQSQYISGCCGQMGGVSYCDSSAGRLVCKNGFYSTCYCTPHAVMDLQLFRGCCLWKGGVVSTYSVTGYVVCNDGSISEECSLRPEEKIAAW from the coding sequence ATGCAGTCACTTAAATCTCTTTTTTGTATCGGTATATTAAGTTTTCTTATTTCACCAGCATATGCGCAATCCCAATATATTTCCGGTTGCTGTGGTCAAATGGGAGGAGTAAGCTATTGTGATTCATCAGCAGGCCGTCTTGTTTGTAAAAATGGTTTTTACTCTACATGTTATTGCACCCCACACGCCGTTATGGATTTACAATTATTTCGTGGTTGCTGCTTATGGAAAGGCGGCGTCGTTTCAACCTACAGCGTGACAGGATACGTTGTATGCAATGATGGCTCAATTTCAGAAGAATGTTCTTTACGACCCGAAGAGAAAATTGCAGCTTGGTAG
- the thiM gene encoding hydroxyethylthiazole kinase: MLEHIQFTLTRLKQQKPLILCLTNYVTMDFMANSLLALGAAPLMSESQVEIEELIDLSQAVYINIGTLNDSFMERARFAANIANSIDKPLILDPVGAGASKLRTSAAMELFPYAQVIRGNASEIISLAGSNGSTKGVESSDPVTKAIQSAHMLAKSKKTIVISGPQDFITNGVDEILLPFGSNLMPLITGMGCTMTAVLSAFVACEANHFHAAVQATAYFGLCGQLAYEQAKRPATFKEVFINNLFDPDWILMSTTVQESSHAI; the protein is encoded by the coding sequence ATGCTTGAGCACATACAATTCACCCTCACCCGTTTAAAGCAACAAAAACCCTTAATACTTTGCCTTACTAATTACGTTACTATGGATTTTATGGCAAATAGCCTTTTGGCTTTGGGTGCTGCACCCCTCATGTCCGAATCTCAAGTCGAGATTGAAGAACTGATTGATTTAAGTCAAGCTGTATATATTAATATCGGAACTTTGAATGATTCATTTATGGAGAGAGCTCGATTTGCAGCCAACATTGCAAACTCAATAGATAAACCCCTAATTCTCGATCCTGTAGGTGCAGGAGCGAGCAAACTTCGAACATCTGCTGCAATGGAGTTATTTCCTTATGCTCAAGTGATCCGAGGGAATGCGAGTGAAATCATTTCATTAGCTGGTTCAAATGGAAGCACTAAAGGAGTCGAAAGCTCAGATCCTGTAACTAAAGCAATTCAGAGCGCCCATATGCTGGCAAAATCAAAAAAAACAATTGTAATCAGTGGCCCTCAAGATTTTATAACTAACGGAGTGGATGAGATTTTACTTCCATTTGGTTCAAACCTTATGCCCCTGATCACAGGGATGGGTTGCACTATGACTGCTGTCCTGAGTGCCTTTGTTGCTTGCGAAGCAAACCATTTTCACGCTGCAGTTCAAGCAACTGCATATTTTGGCTTGTGTGGACAATTGGCTTATGAACAAGCCAAACGCCCTGCTACATTCAAAGAAGTGTTTATTAATAATTTATTCGATCCCGACTGGATTTTAATGTCAACAACTGTACAAGAGTCTAGTCATGCAATATAA
- the thiD gene encoding bifunctional hydroxymethylpyrimidine kinase/phosphomethylpyrimidine kinase, producing the protein MQYKALSIAGFDGSGGAGIQADLKTFSALGCYGMTVLTALPVQNTCGVRNCYPIPLKAIEDQLNAIFDDIKPDSIKIGMLFNTEIIELVSSFLKKNALDIPIVIDPVTVAKSGDPLLLPEAVNSLITQLVPLATLITPNLPEAFTFTGLNASSEIEMKYIGQKLLEFGPKYVLLKGGHLLHSVESNDLLIGANGDIHWFASPRINSKNTHGTGCTLSAAITACLAQKIDLIKACDIAKNYLFNAIQAAKEHSVGFGNGPVHHFYHLWPIQLLDN; encoded by the coding sequence ATGCAATATAAAGCTTTATCTATAGCAGGATTTGATGGTTCAGGTGGAGCCGGAATTCAGGCTGATTTAAAAACATTTTCGGCATTAGGCTGCTATGGGATGACGGTACTTACCGCTTTGCCGGTACAAAATACGTGCGGAGTGAGAAACTGTTACCCTATTCCATTAAAGGCAATAGAAGATCAGCTGAACGCTATATTTGACGATATTAAACCGGACAGTATAAAAATAGGGATGCTCTTCAACACGGAAATCATTGAATTAGTGTCATCGTTCCTAAAAAAAAATGCCCTGGATATTCCTATTGTTATTGACCCTGTAACTGTTGCTAAAAGTGGTGATCCATTATTACTACCCGAAGCAGTGAACTCTCTAATCACCCAACTGGTACCACTAGCTACTTTGATCACCCCTAACCTTCCAGAAGCTTTTACTTTCACCGGCCTAAATGCATCATCTGAAATAGAAATGAAGTATATTGGTCAAAAGCTGCTTGAGTTTGGCCCCAAATACGTTTTACTTAAAGGGGGACATCTTTTGCATTCAGTTGAATCGAATGATTTATTAATAGGTGCAAACGGAGACATTCATTGGTTTGCGAGCCCAAGAATTAACTCTAAAAATACTCACGGAACTGGGTGCACCCTATCTGCAGCCATAACAGCCTGTCTTGCCCAAAAAATTGATTTAATTAAAGCGTGCGATATCGCAAAAAACTATTTATTTAATGCCATACAAGCGGCAAAAGAACATTCTGTGGGCTTTGGAAATGGACCCGTTCATCATTTTTACCATCTCTGGCCTATTCAATTATTAGATAATTAA
- a CDS encoding O-antigen ligase, with the protein MRLSLLEEKNNLLIPTLLVLLAFFIPISVSIKSILVVVSIVALLLAPYYRQYMYYAFNTLWARAAIGLFLFVIIACLWSEAPYALQYNIVDKYSKLIFLPVFAVGFIKPQTRLWVLNSYILTMILTCIISVLKSKHLITFHSTDPADVFYNHIITGFMVALGVYFAGILVLQQNMNKGLRIFYLFMIILGTYQTFFLNPGRTGYIIYGVLMSLLIVQKLPFKKALVGILGFIVAISLAYTLSPVMQNGVHLMITDIKLLKHNQADTSLGFRIQFHQYAQSLFEKHPLIGVGTGGFQYSFQKDQPIPAWGKKLNEPHGQYWLTLAELGLVGIILFLFFIGTLFLTAFRLNQMKPILLGLLVSFCVLSFSDTIFCYSTIGYLLILFSALCFGEIIENQKAIIDQAHEYK; encoded by the coding sequence TTGAGACTGAGCTTGCTAGAAGAAAAAAACAATTTATTGATACCAACGCTTCTTGTTTTGTTAGCATTTTTTATCCCAATAAGTGTCAGCATCAAGTCCATTTTAGTGGTAGTTAGTATAGTGGCTCTTTTGCTAGCGCCTTATTACAGACAATATATGTATTATGCTTTTAATACATTATGGGCTCGTGCCGCTATTGGTTTATTTCTTTTTGTCATTATCGCCTGTTTGTGGTCTGAAGCACCGTACGCCTTACAGTACAATATTGTCGATAAATATTCTAAGTTAATTTTCCTGCCTGTATTTGCCGTAGGGTTTATTAAACCACAGACTAGATTATGGGTTTTAAATAGCTATATATTAACGATGATATTGACGTGTATTATATCAGTGCTAAAGTCAAAACATTTAATAACATTTCATTCCACAGATCCTGCTGATGTATTTTATAACCACATTATTACTGGATTTATGGTAGCCCTAGGTGTTTATTTTGCTGGCATCTTGGTATTACAGCAGAATATGAATAAAGGATTACGGATTTTTTATCTATTTATGATTATCTTAGGAACTTATCAGACATTTTTTCTTAATCCAGGGAGAACAGGTTACATTATTTATGGTGTTTTAATGTCTTTACTAATAGTGCAAAAACTTCCCTTTAAAAAGGCTTTGGTAGGAATTTTGGGGTTTATCGTTGCAATTAGTTTAGCTTATACTTTGAGCCCTGTGATGCAAAATGGAGTTCATTTAATGATTACAGATATCAAGCTTCTGAAACACAACCAAGCAGATACCTCTTTAGGTTTTAGAATTCAATTTCATCAATATGCGCAATCTTTATTTGAAAAACATCCACTTATAGGTGTGGGCACTGGAGGTTTTCAATATAGCTTTCAGAAAGATCAGCCTATTCCTGCTTGGGGAAAAAAGCTTAATGAGCCTCATGGTCAATATTGGTTAACTCTTGCAGAACTGGGATTAGTAGGTATTATTCTGTTTCTTTTTTTTATAGGAACCTTGTTTTTAACTGCCTTCAGGCTTAACCAAATGAAGCCCATTCTTTTAGGATTATTGGTTTCTTTTTGTGTTTTATCGTTCTCAGATACTATATTTTGTTATTCAACAATAGGTTACTTGTTAATTCTTTTCAGTGCATTATGTTTTGGTGAAATCATAGAAAATCAAAAGGCAATAATCGATCAGGCGCATGAGTACAAATAA